Proteins encoded together in one Cydia pomonella isolate Wapato2018A chromosome 10, ilCydPomo1, whole genome shotgun sequence window:
- the LOC133522288 gene encoding transcription factor Adf-1-like: protein MNELDLIKEVEKRPILYDKSVSGFNKTKLRDDAWKEVQEALNVSAEAECKKRWRSLRDSFIKLQRTHGGRTRWPYHQAMRFLLPHLDPNHSSSSKKEDDSDTEEERRPQQSLPDLTFQDKFEYDDEQPAPKKARLNSSEEEPQRTDPDELFLFSCAPILKRLNSKQNAAARLKILQVLYEAEFGSQMEMPYVTTTENGLGIIDGVE from the exons ATGAATGAACTGGATTTGATCAAGGAGGTCGAGAAACGGCCGATTTTGTACGACAAATCGGTCAGTGGgttcaataaaacaaaactcaGGGATGATGCCTGGAAAGAAGTCCAAGAGGCACTCAATGTGTCAG CTGAAGCTGAGTGTAAGAAACGTTGGCGATCCCTGCGCGACTCCTTCATTAAACTGCAAAGAACTCACGGAGGCCGGACTCGGTGGCCATACCACCAAGCCATGCGGTTCCTTCTGCCCCATCTGGACCCCAACCATAGCAG TTCATCAAAAAAAGAAGATGACTCAGACACGGAAGAAGAGCGCCGCCCTCAACAGTCTCTCCCCGACCTGACCTTCCAAGACAAGTTCGAGTATGACGACGAGCAGCCAGCACCCAAAAAGGCTCGCCTCAACTCCTCAGAGGAAGAACCACAGAGAACTGACCCAGACGAACTATTCCTCTTCAGCTGCGCGCCCATTTTAAAGAGATTAAACTCGAAACAAAACGCGGCAGCGCGCTTGAAAATCTTACAAGTTCTGTATGAGGCAGAATTCGGGAGTCAGATGGAAATGCCGTACGTTACGACAACTGAAAATGGGTTGGGGATTATCGATGGTgttgaataa